A portion of the Musa acuminata AAA Group cultivar baxijiao chromosome BXJ1-1, Cavendish_Baxijiao_AAA, whole genome shotgun sequence genome contains these proteins:
- the LOC103982696 gene encoding uncharacterized protein LOC103982696 encodes MGTKRRSGGAILGSVIRLAAILAILAPVASIDDKCAACNAVAAEIEIGLSNEKPRNHLDMRHRLDSRGQREGKVIDYRVSELRVVELLDGLCEKMQDYTLEKLDSGEQAWIKVRDWNSIEGDKQEARAYSKDLSSFCGRLLEETEDQLAEWIKRGSAESGGVSKALCQDLTEHCSYSRSSKMYDGEL; translated from the exons ATGGGGACGAAGAGGAGGAGCGGAGGGGCGATCCTTGGATCCGTGATCCGGCTCGCCGCGATTCTGGCGATCTTGGCCCCCGTCGCTTCGATCGACGACAAATGCGCCGCTTGCAACGCCGTCGCG GCTGAGATAGAGATTGGACTTTCTAAT GAGAAACCTAGAAACCATCTAGATATGCGTCATCGTTTGGATTCTAGAGGTCAACGTGAAGGAAAAGTAATTGATTACAG AGTGAGCGAGTTAAGAGTGGTTGAACTTCTTGATGGTCTTTGTGAAAAAATGCAGGATTACACTCTGGAGAAG TTGGATTCTGGTGAACAAGCATGGATAAAAGTAAGAGATTGGAACAGCATTGAAGGCG ATAAGCAAGAAGCACGTGCATACTCAAAAGACTTATCCTCCTTCTGTGGAAG GTTGTTGGAGGAAACAGAGGATCAG CTTGCTGAGTGGATAAAAAGAGGATCTGCAGAATCTGGGGGAGTTAGTAAAGCCCTTTGTCAAGATCTTACCGAGCACTGCAGCTACTCCAG GTCCTCTAAGATGTACGATGGAGAGTTATAG
- the LOC135584169 gene encoding protein argonaute 1B-like codes for MVRKHRTEGSAGESSESHETGGNSARAEPQWPSDRGPAPQQQGGAAGRGWAPSSPQQTQQGGRGGRRYYQSRGGQPQPHDAQQPGAPSQYQGRGSSQPRGGMPPQQQYGGRRGGRGVSGGRGSGPSAAGLSRPPAPELHQATQSPYQATQAAPLKPSSSRQPEFSATEVAEQFQQLSVHGEASSQAIQPMPASSSKSMRFPVRPGKGTFGIKCVVKANHFVAELPDKDLHQYDVSIMPEATSRGVNRALMEHLVKLYREAYLGGRLPVYDGRKSLYTAGPLPFTSREFHISLDNEDDGSGMERRHRTFRVVIKLAARVNLHRLEMFLAGRQADAPQEALQVLDIVLGELPTARYVPVGRSFYSPDIGTRKQLGEGLESWPGFYQSIRPTQMGLSLNIDISSTAFIEPLPVIDFVAQLLNRDVQSRPLSDADRVKIKKALRGVKVEVTHRGNMRRKYRISGLTSQATRELTFHVDERGTMKSVVRYFQETYGFAIQHLSLPCLQVGNQQRPNYLPMEVCKIVEGQRYSKRLNEKQITALLKVTCQLPRDRELDIIQTVHHNAYHEDPYAREFGIRISERLASVEARVLPAPWLKYHDTGREKDCLPRVGQWNMMNKKLVNGGRVNNWTCISFARNVQENVARGFCRELAQMCQISGMEFALEPVLPPLSARPDHVERALKALYHDAMNILQPEGKELDLLIVILPDSNGSLYGDLKRICETDLGLVSQCCLTKHVFKISRQYLANVALKINVKVGGRNTVLMDALSRRIPFVSDQPTIIFGADVTHPHPGEDSSPSIAAVVASQDWPEVTKYAGLVCAQAHRQELIQDLFKVWQDPQRGTVTGGMIKELLISFKRATGQKPQRIIFYRDGVSEGQFYQVLLYELDAIRKACASLERNYQPPVTFVVVQKRHHTRLFANNHNDHRSVDKSGNILPGTVVDSMICHPTEFDFYLCSHAGIQGTSRPAHYHVLWDENNFTADALQTLTNNLCYTYARCTRSVSIVPPAYYAHLAAFRARFYMEPETSDSGSMTIGATAGRGASASGLRTPVSAAVKPLPALKENIKRVMFYC; via the exons ATGGTGAGAAAACACAGAACCGAAGGTTCTGCTGGTGAGAGCTCAGAATCTCATGAGACAGGTGGCAACAGTGCACGAGCAGAACCCCAGTGGCCATCAGATAGGGGTCCTGCTCCACAGCAGCAGGGAGGTGCTGCAGGAAGGGGTTGGGCTCCATCCAGTCCTCAACAAACCCAGCAAGGTGGTCGTGGTGGCAGGAGATATTACCAAAGTCGAGGTGGCCAACCACAACCTCATGATGCTCAGCAGCCAGGTGCACCATCTCAGTATCAGGGCCGGGGTAGTTCTCAGCCCAGAGGTGGAATGCCGCCTCAGCAACAGTATGGTGGACGCCGGGGTGGCCGTGGTGTTTCTGGAGGACGTGGGTCTGGCCCCTCAGCTGCAGGTCTATCAAGGCCGCCAGCTCCCGAGCTGCACCAAGCAACACAATCTCCTTATCAAGCTACCCAAGCAGCTCCATTGAAGCCCAGTTCATCACGACAGCCAGAGTTTTCTGCTACTGAGGTTGCAGAACAATTTCAACAGCTTTCTGTTCACGGGGAAGCTTCCAGTCAAGCAATCCAGCCTATGCCAGCATCTTCAAGCAAGTCAATGAGATTTCCAGTGCGCCCTGGTAAAGGTACCTTTGGCATCAAATGTGTGGTGAAGgcaaatcactttgttgctgaactACCTGACAAAGACCTTCACCAGTATGAT GTATCAATTATGCCTGAAGCTACATCACGTGGTGTCAATCGTGCTTTGATGGAACATCTAGTCAAATTATATAGGGAAGCTTATCTGGGAGGACGTCTTCCAGTGTATGATGGCAGGAAGAGTCTTTATACAGCTGGCCCATTGCCATTCACATCTAGAGAGTTTCATATCAGTCTAGACAATGAGGATGATGGGTCGGGCATGGAAAG GCGACATAGGACGTTTCGGGTTGTTATCAAGTTAGCAGCTCGTGTCAACCTACACCGTCTTGAGATGTTTCTAGCCGGGAGGCAGGCTGATGCTCCCCAAGAAGCATTGCAAGTTCTCGATATTGTGCTTGGTGAACTTCCTACTGCAAG ATATGTGCCAGTTGGTCGGTCCTTTTATTCACCTGATATAGGGACAAGGAAACAACTTGGCGAGGGACTAGAAAGTTGGCCAGGTTTCTATCAGAGCATTCGTCCAACACAGATGGGCCTCTCTCTAAATATCG ATATTTCCTCCACAGCTTTCATTGAGCCACTACCAGTCATTGACTTTGTCGCTCAGCTTCTTAATAGGGATGTTCAATCAAGACCACTTTCTGATGCTGACCGTGTGAAG ATAAAAAAGGCTTTAAGAGGTGTGAAGGTTGAGGTCACTCATCGTGGCAATATGCGCAGAAAATATCGCATATCTGGTTTAACATCACAGGCAACCAGGGAGCTCAC TTTCCATGTTGATGAAAGAGGTACAATGAAGTCTGTTGTGCGGTATTTCCAAGAGACTTATGGTTTTGCCATCCAACACTTGAGTTTGCCTTGCTTGCAAGTTGGAAATCAACAGAGGCCAAATTATTTACCCATGGAA GTATGCAAGATTGTGGAGGGGCAGAGATATTCTAAGAGGTTGAATGAGAAGCAAATCACTGCTCTTCTAAAGGTGACATGCCAACTTCCTCGAGATCGGGAGCTTGACATCATACAG ACAGTTCATCACAATGCATACCATGAAGATCCTTATGCTAGAGAATTCGGGATCAGGATCAGTGAGAGACTTGCATCAGTTGAGGCTCGTGTTCTGCCggctccttgg CTTAAGTACCACGACACCGGTAGAGAGAAGGATTGCTTGCCAAGAGTTGGCCAGTGGAACATGATGAATAAG AAACTGGTGAATGGTGGGAGAGTGAACAACTGGACATGTATCAGTTTTGCACGGAATGTTCAAGAAAATGTTGCTCGTGGATTTTGTCGTGAGCTTGCTCAGATGTGCCAGATATCTGGAATG GAGTTTGCTCTAGAACCTGTACTTCCTCCCTTGAGTGCTAGGCCTGATCATGTGGAAAGAGCTTTGAAGGCACTCTATCATGACGCAATGAACATACTCCAACCTGAGGGCAAAGAACTTGATTTGCTCATTGTAATATTGCCCGATAGTAATGGTTCTCTTTATG GTGATTTGAAGCGGATATGTGAGACGGATCTCGGTTTAGTTTCACAGTGTTGTTTGACTAAGCATGTTTTCAAGATAAGTAGGCAGTATCTAGCCAATGTTGCTCTTAAAATAAATGTGAAG GTTGGTGGCAGGAACACGGTTCTTATGGATGCCTTGTCAAGGCGTATACCATTTGTCAGTGACCAACCTACTATTATATTTGGTGCTGATGTCACGCATCCTCATCCTGGAGAGGATTCTAGCCCCTCTATTGCAGCT GTTGTAGCTTCTCAAGATTGGCCTGAGGTGACAAAATATGCAGGATTAGTATGTGCTCAGGCCCATCGACAAGAATTAATTCAAGATCTCTTTAAAGTCTGGCAGGATCCTCAGCGTGGAACTGTCACCGGTGGCATGATCAA AGAGCTTCTTATTTCCTTTAAGAGAGCTACCGGACAGAAGCCTCAGCGAATTATATTTTACAG GGATGGAGTGAGTGAGGGACAATTCTATCAAGTTCTACTTTATGAACTTGATGCAATCAGAAAA GCATGTGCCTCTCTAGAACGAAATTATCAGCCACCAGTGACTTTTGTGGTCGTTCAAAAACGTCACCACACTAGGCTGTTCGCCAATAATCACAATGATCATCGCTCAGTGGATAAGAGTGGAAACATTTTACCTG GGACTGTTGTTGATTCTATGATCTGCCACCCTACCGAATTCGACTTCTACTTGTGCAGCCATGCTGGCATCCAA GGCACAAGCCGTCCTGCACATTACCATGTCTTGTGGGATGAGAACAATTTCACAGCTGATGCCTTGCAAACTCTGACGAACAACCTCTGTTACAC TTATGCGAGGTGCACGCGCTCTGTATCTATCG TGCCACCGGCATATTATGCTCATCTAGCTGCTTTCCGTGCCCGGTTTTACATGGAGCCGGAGACATCTGACAGTGGTTCAATGACAATTGGGGCGACTGCTGGACGTGGTGCTTCTGCTAGCGGACTGAGGACTCCAGTTAGCGCAGCCGTGAAACCTCTTCCAGCACTGAAGGAGAACATCAAGAGGGTCATGTTTTATTGTTAA